The following is a genomic window from Pseudomonas purpurea.
GCGGTTCGACATTTTCGGTGATGTAGCGGTCGATCAACCACAGCGGAGAAATTTCATAATCGTTGTACATCTCCTGGAAGGCGCCCACCAACTTCATGGCCGAGTGTTCGTCCGAGAACAGGTCTATTCCCAGATCCTTGCGAATCAACTCCCCGAACGACAAAACCTCTATCGGCCCTGGATAAAACTCGCTGACGATGCGTGTCGCCAGGTCCAGCATTTCATCGATGGTGGCGTCACGTTTGTAGAGATCGAGCATGGTGAATTCAGGCAAGTGCGTTGCGTCCAGTTCATCCGGACGAAAACTGGGGCCCATTTCGTAAACCGCCGGTGTGAACTGCAGGTTGTAGCGCAAGGCAAACGCTGACGACTCACGGAGCCAGCGACCATCCATCAATTGCAGTCTGGGACGGTCTGCATCGCCAGGAAACTTGCGCAGTATCGGCGTCATGATTTCGAAGTAACCTTCGTGATCCAGCAGATGACGGATGCGGCGCATCATGGTGGACTTGTAGATAACCGGTTCAATCGGCATGGCTGCTTAATATCCTTATTGAGAAATTGAGCGTTCGACGGCCACGCCCCTGCCAGGCCTGGATGCCCTGTCGGGGCACTTCGCGGCCGTCATGCATTGGCTTGGGCAAACCTCAGGGTTCGTGGCTTTTTCCAGGGCAAAAAAGCGTTCAGTCTAGGGCGCAGGCTTTCCTTTGAGCCCAACGTCGATTTTCCACCAGCGTGGCCGAGAGGACGTAAAGGAGTGCGCTGTGGGACGCAGCGCACTTTGCCCCTTGGCGTCGAAACTGCCGAGTACCAACGCGACCGTGGGTGCATCATCAATGGCGCCCAGCGTGCTGCCGCAGCGAGGGCAAAAGGCTCGGCTGGAGTACTCCGAAGATCGGTACAGGGTCGGCATCCCGCCTTCGCCCACCCATTGCACTTCATCCTTTGAGAACTCCACCCAGCACAGGGTCAACCCACCCGAGTGCCGCTGACATATCCCGCACGAGCAGGTATGAGGGTTTTGGGGCTCACCCGTGGCAACGAATCGGATGTGCCCGCAGAGGCATCCACCCTCATGTTTTTTAGTACTCATGCAAAGATCTCGTCCTTGTGATTAAGCGGCTTTGTGCCTGGATGCCCGACCTTCCTGCACCAGGCTATGGATCTCGGCCCATTGGTCGACGAACGGGTTGAGCATCTGCAAGAACCCGTCAACTATCTGCGGTTGAAGGAAGTTGAAGAGTTCGGCCTCGTGAATAAACCGGGCGATGCCATCCTGGTGACCCTGTTCGACCGCCACACTGCCTGTGGCCGCAACATGATCATCATCCAGGTGCATCCGGTAGTAGAAATCAAGACGCTTCAGCGAGCGACCCGACCCCAGCCCCAGGACCGTGCCCAGCCGGTCGGTGATCTCCCGCAGCAACTGGGTCTCGGCAATGGCAACGGCTTCGGTTGCGTAGTACATGCCCAGTATGGTGGAAGGGCAATGCGACCAGGTCAGGACATCAATCAACGAGATAAGCGAGCGTGTCGAGTCGGTACGGGGCATCCAGCCATTGACCCGCAAGCCAAGGTCCTCAATCAGCGCACCACTGAAAACCACATAGTGGGCAGGCAGCTTGCCTCTCTCGCCCCCCTCCTCCAGGAAATTGCGCGTCAACTCCTGAGCCAGCTCGGGGCAGAAGCCTCTGACGGTCTCTGCCGCCCGTAGCAGCATGGTGGAGTTGTAGCGCGCAAACACAGACAGTTCGGCAATGTACAACTGCGCTTCTTCTTTCGAGAGACTCTTGGGATCAACCAGGTCATGGATCTTCTGATAGAGACTGGCGATCATCGGGTTCAAGTGCCCGGCAATCAGTTCGCGACCGGAAACCGCCGCTTTGCCTTCTCGTATGACTTTATTGATCAGCGCATCGGTGTCGGTACACTGGCTGAGATAACCGTCAACCAGACTGGGGAAGTTTCTGTACATCGGCTAATCCTCCTTGAACAATCGATTAATGGCAGTGGAGCCCGCCGGTACGGGACATCTCGCTCAGCAGCTCAATCAACTCATCGGCGTCTACATTGACGGACTCCCGCTGGTTGAGCCGTTCCAGCAGACTGATAAGACGCCCGTGCGGATCAGCCAAGACGATACTTTGGGCCCCGATAAACACCCGAAACTCATCACGACCGCAA
Proteins encoded in this region:
- a CDS encoding amino acid--tRNA ligase-related protein; protein product: MPIEPVIYKSTMMRRIRHLLDHEGYFEIMTPILRKFPGDADRPRLQLMDGRWLRESSAFALRYNLQFTPAVYEMGPSFRPDELDATHLPEFTMLDLYKRDATIDEMLDLATRIVSEFYPGPIEVLSFGELIRKDLGIDLFSDEHSAMKLVGAFQEMYNDYEISPLWLIDRYITENVEPLSKDRCVVVTDFPLLPEVRAKRRPGTAAIVDRFEILIDAIEVVHGYTDEDDADRFEEQARRLNSFGPEDQLMCELMRSNTVPAASSGFGIGIERLCRTALGLDTIEVFRTARPFSRS
- a CDS encoding GFA family protein, yielding MSTKKHEGGCLCGHIRFVATGEPQNPHTCSCGICQRHSGGLTLCWVEFSKDEVQWVGEGGMPTLYRSSEYSSRAFCPRCGSTLGAIDDAPTVALVLGSFDAKGQSALRPTAHSFTSSRPRWWKIDVGLKGKPAP
- a CDS encoding DUF3865 domain-containing protein — translated: MYRNFPSLVDGYLSQCTDTDALINKVIREGKAAVSGRELIAGHLNPMIASLYQKIHDLVDPKSLSKEEAQLYIAELSVFARYNSTMLLRAAETVRGFCPELAQELTRNFLEEGGERGKLPAHYVVFSGALIEDLGLRVNGWMPRTDSTRSLISLIDVLTWSHCPSTILGMYYATEAVAIAETQLLREITDRLGTVLGLGSGRSLKRLDFYYRMHLDDDHVAATGSVAVEQGHQDGIARFIHEAELFNFLQPQIVDGFLQMLNPFVDQWAEIHSLVQEGRASRHKAA